The bacterium genome has a segment encoding these proteins:
- a CDS encoding DUF58 domain-containing protein: MKNNDPLAILNEVRRLEIVTRGAVDTLLKGSYKSTFRGRGLEFHQVREYTPEDDVRTIDWNVTARLNSPFVKTFVEERELQIVLAVDLSASLWHGTGPMSKRETALRLCAVLAFAAVQHQDRVGLMAFTDRVERYIPPKRGKSAVLGALKELIQFRPVGKRTDYRPAFRMLTKVLRRRSALMVVSDFTDPLPADLAGVLARRHDLMAAVMMDPIEKGFRLPARLTVRDPETGRVGHLPAGPNRAVEKANALREAQLRAWTHQGADRLDLVAGQNVVPALIGFFRRRHERMARR, translated from the coding sequence ATGAAAAACAACGATCCTTTGGCCATCCTCAACGAAGTCCGCCGCCTCGAGATCGTCACCCGGGGCGCGGTCGATACCCTCCTGAAAGGTTCCTATAAGAGCACCTTCCGGGGACGGGGCCTGGAGTTCCACCAGGTGCGGGAATACACCCCCGAGGACGACGTGCGCACCATCGATTGGAACGTCACCGCCCGGCTGAACAGCCCCTTCGTGAAGACCTTCGTGGAGGAGCGGGAACTCCAGATCGTCCTGGCGGTGGACCTGTCCGCCTCCCTCTGGCACGGGACCGGGCCCATGAGCAAGCGGGAGACGGCCCTTCGCCTTTGCGCGGTGCTGGCCTTCGCCGCCGTCCAACATCAGGACCGGGTGGGCCTGATGGCCTTCACCGACCGGGTCGAACGCTATATCCCGCCCAAGCGGGGCAAGTCGGCGGTGCTGGGGGCCCTGAAGGAATTGATCCAGTTCCGGCCCGTGGGGAAACGCACCGATTACCGGCCCGCCTTCCGGATGCTGACCAAGGTGCTCCGCCGCCGCAGCGCCCTGATGGTGGTGTCGGATTTCACCGATCCCTTGCCCGCGGACCTGGCCGGGGTGCTGGCCCGGCGGCATGACCTGATGGCCGCGGTCATGATGGACCCGATCGAAAAAGGGTTCCGCCTGCCCGCCCGGCTCACCGTCCGGGACCCGGAGACGGGCCGGGTGGGCCACCTGCCCGCCGGCCCCAACCGCGCGGTGGAGAAGGCCAACGCCCTCCGGGAGGCCCAACTGCGCGCCTGGACCCACCAGGGGGCCGACCGGCTGGACCTGGTGGCCGGCCAGAACGTGGTGCCCGCCTTGATCGGGTTCTTCCGCAGGCGGCACGAGCGGATGGCCCGCCGATGA
- a CDS encoding patatin-like phospholipase family protein — translation MPRKMKSKSIRIPKEFQTLNEMRRVNPESQYKVGLALCGGVAYGVAQIGVLKALEKAGIKIDCLAGTSAGAIIAAAYASGLSVSRIEEIGINTNWGELFSFRPSRKGLVSSGPIEKYIRNYLKVEKFEQLKKPLAVVATDICSGEEVIFTQGALDKAVRASCSIPGVYVPVEMEGRQLVDGGMAENVPVKALKSLGADVVIAVNLFGHHQIFPPASNVFQILMRVWYFFVEDESAWREQADIILEPDMRMFDLFDFGQGKEIIAEGEREANAKMAKIKQVIQRRTFFRPEIYR, via the coding sequence TTGCCTAGGAAAATGAAGTCGAAAAGCATCCGGATACCCAAGGAATTCCAGACCCTCAACGAGATGCGTCGGGTCAACCCCGAGAGCCAGTACAAGGTCGGGTTGGCCCTCTGCGGGGGAGTGGCCTATGGGGTGGCCCAGATCGGCGTCCTGAAGGCGCTCGAGAAGGCGGGGATCAAGATCGACTGCCTGGCGGGCACCAGCGCGGGCGCCATCATCGCCGCGGCCTACGCCTCGGGCCTTTCCGTGTCCCGCATCGAGGAGATCGGCATCAACACCAACTGGGGGGAGCTCTTCTCTTTCCGGCCTTCCCGCAAGGGCCTGGTGTCCTCGGGTCCCATCGAGAAGTACATCCGCAATTACCTCAAGGTCGAGAAGTTCGAGCAGTTGAAGAAGCCCCTGGCGGTGGTGGCCACCGACATCTGCTCCGGGGAAGAGGTCATCTTCACCCAGGGGGCCCTCGACAAGGCGGTGCGGGCCTCCTGCTCCATCCCGGGGGTCTATGTCCCGGTCGAGATGGAGGGCCGCCAACTGGTGGACGGGGGCATGGCCGAGAACGTGCCGGTCAAGGCCCTGAAGAGCCTGGGGGCGGACGTGGTGATCGCGGTGAACCTTTTCGGGCACCACCAGATCTTCCCGCCCGCCTCCAACGTGTTCCAGATCCTCATGCGGGTCTGGTATTTCTTCGTGGAGGACGAGTCGGCGTGGCGGGAGCAGGCCGATATCATCCTGGAACCCGATATGCGGATGTTCGACCTTTTCGACTTCGGACAGGGCAAGGAGATCATCGCCGAGGGCGAACGCGAGGCGAACGCCAAAATGGCCAAGATCAAGCAGGTCATCCAGCGCCGCACCTTCTTCCGGCCCGAGATCTACCGGTAA
- a CDS encoding fused MFS/spermidine synthase, with protein MKWLVGSFLAFLFFFSGFSALIYETLWIRDFAFLLGSTTYTLSVVLAAYMAGLAMGSLTASRLALGARRPILTYALLEIGVGLCGLGVRWVFQNVLKDLGPIGVLNNENLGPMLTRFLLSFAVLFPSTFLMGATLPFLTRFFPEADRKDGSFLGLLYGLNTLGAACGCFVTGFFLMRLDGMARSTYWAVGINLAVGLGALALGALAREYSRKEGDAPKRGPQKIDSAFSHPTTRFLLIAFCLSGFTSLSYEILYSRFLGYILGNRVYASSALITTFLLGIALGSLAVGWFIDRFGGELVLFSLFQVVVGLCGFLTLLYFPEILERIKLYEAAREFTDPWDYVRARFLEAFLLLVAPAFCFGAIFPSVIKYLHRGEGELPGVTGKAYSVNTLGCILGSLVTGFFVIPAFGTYYGMAVLASLSLLLGHRLLAPRWEAAPAWRKGVSVLVPLVLVLTGIGRAKASDRYPWPRKDMTRTFAYEDASTLVTAYDGPLGQYLYADDTMLSFPIGPRSRATLVQKLQGHLPMLLHPDPKRVLVVGLGFGVTPGSCAAYSCVDRVDCVEIFNGVVKAAPLFKGPNRDVVDQPKVHLVSGDGRYFLRHAPAPYDVIASNLTGSDLPGSATCYTKEFFELARAHLAPGGLFLVHAYGPDRYVIVKTLMSVFPHLMGFGAYHGTYYLVASMDLVRINDKRILKRLLSDPTAREDAHRAGIWGPADVHKDLLFDEKEAARRTAKLTDELNTDDLPILEYRFHGRDLNIFYGHL; from the coding sequence ATGAAATGGCTCGTCGGGTCGTTCCTGGCCTTCCTCTTCTTCTTCTCCGGTTTTTCCGCCCTCATCTACGAGACCCTTTGGATCCGCGATTTCGCCTTCCTGCTCGGCAGCACCACCTATACCCTTTCGGTGGTCCTGGCGGCCTACATGGCCGGGCTCGCGATGGGGAGCTTGACCGCCTCCCGGCTGGCTTTGGGCGCGCGGCGCCCCATCCTGACCTATGCCCTGCTCGAGATCGGGGTGGGGCTCTGCGGCCTGGGCGTGCGTTGGGTCTTCCAGAACGTCCTGAAGGACCTGGGCCCCATCGGGGTCCTCAACAACGAGAACCTGGGGCCGATGCTGACGCGGTTCCTGCTCTCCTTCGCCGTGCTTTTCCCCTCGACCTTCCTGATGGGGGCCACCCTTCCTTTCCTGACAAGGTTCTTCCCGGAGGCGGACCGGAAGGACGGGTCCTTCCTGGGCCTCCTCTACGGCCTCAATACCCTGGGCGCGGCCTGCGGTTGCTTCGTGACCGGCTTCTTCCTCATGCGGCTCGATGGGATGGCCCGAAGCACCTATTGGGCGGTGGGGATCAACCTGGCCGTGGGCCTGGGGGCCCTGGCCCTGGGAGCGCTCGCCCGGGAATATTCCAGGAAGGAAGGGGACGCGCCCAAGCGGGGGCCCCAAAAGATCGACAGCGCCTTTTCCCATCCGACCACCCGGTTCCTCCTGATCGCCTTCTGTCTTTCGGGCTTCACCAGCCTCTCCTACGAGATCCTTTATTCCCGGTTCCTGGGCTACATCCTGGGGAACCGGGTCTATGCCTCCTCCGCGCTCATCACCACCTTCCTGCTGGGGATCGCCCTGGGAAGCCTGGCGGTGGGATGGTTCATCGACCGCTTCGGCGGGGAACTGGTCCTCTTCTCCCTCTTCCAGGTCGTGGTGGGGTTGTGCGGGTTCCTGACCCTGCTCTATTTCCCGGAGATCCTGGAACGCATCAAGCTCTATGAAGCGGCCCGGGAATTCACCGACCCTTGGGATTATGTCCGGGCGAGGTTCCTGGAGGCCTTCCTGCTGTTGGTCGCGCCCGCCTTTTGCTTCGGGGCCATCTTTCCCTCGGTCATCAAATACCTGCACCGGGGCGAGGGGGAACTGCCGGGCGTGACGGGCAAGGCCTATTCGGTGAACACCCTGGGTTGCATCCTGGGCTCCCTGGTCACGGGGTTCTTCGTCATCCCCGCCTTCGGGACCTATTACGGCATGGCGGTCCTGGCGTCGCTTTCCCTTTTACTGGGACACCGCCTCCTGGCCCCCCGGTGGGAGGCGGCCCCGGCCTGGCGCAAGGGGGTCTCCGTCCTGGTCCCGTTGGTCCTGGTCCTGACGGGCATCGGACGGGCCAAGGCTTCGGACCGTTATCCCTGGCCCCGGAAGGACATGACCCGGACCTTCGCCTATGAGGACGCCTCGACCCTGGTGACGGCCTACGACGGTCCCCTGGGCCAATACCTTTATGCGGACGACACCATGCTTTCCTTCCCCATCGGTCCCCGGAGCCGGGCGACCCTGGTGCAGAAGCTCCAGGGGCACCTGCCCATGCTGCTCCACCCCGACCCGAAGCGGGTACTGGTGGTGGGGTTGGGTTTCGGGGTGACGCCCGGGTCCTGCGCCGCCTATTCCTGCGTGGACCGGGTGGACTGCGTGGAGATCTTCAACGGGGTGGTGAAGGCCGCGCCGCTCTTCAAGGGCCCCAACCGCGACGTGGTGGACCAACCCAAGGTCCACCTGGTCTCCGGGGACGGGCGCTATTTCCTGCGGCATGCCCCGGCCCCCTATGACGTGATCGCCTCCAATCTCACCGGTTCGGACCTGCCGGGGAGCGCCACCTGTTATACGAAGGAATTCTTCGAACTGGCCCGGGCCCACCTGGCGCCCGGGGGCCTGTTCCTGGTCCATGCCTATGGCCCGGACCGCTACGTGATCGTGAAGACCTTGATGTCGGTCTTCCCGCACCTGATGGGGTTCGGGGCCTATCATGGGACCTATTATTTGGTCGCCTCCATGGACCTGGTGCGCATCAACGACAAGCGCATCCTGAAGCGGCTCCTGTCGGACCCGACGGCCCGGGAGGACGCCCATCGGGCGGGGATCTGGGGCCCGGCCGATGTCCATAAGGACCTGTTGTTCGACGAGAAGGAAGCGGCCCGGAGGACGGCGAAGTTGACCGACGAACTGAATACCGACGACCTGCCGATCCTGGAATACCGGTTCCATGGACGGGACCTGAACATCTTCTATGGGCACCTTTAG
- the groL gene encoding chaperonin GroEL (60 kDa chaperone family; promotes refolding of misfolded polypeptides especially under stressful conditions; forms two stacked rings of heptamers to form a barrel-shaped 14mer; ends can be capped by GroES; misfolded proteins enter the barrel where they are refolded when GroES binds) produces the protein MAKQIIYGEEARRALQKGVDKLANAVKVTLGPKGRNVVVDKKFGAPNITKDGVSVAKEVELEDAFENMGAQMVKEVASKTSDVAGDGTTTATVLAQAIVREGLKNVTAGANPTALKRGIDKAVDVVIAELKKLSTPTKGKQEIAQVATISANGDKKIGDIIAEAMDKVGKDGVITVEEAKGIETTLDVVEGMQFDQGYLSPYFVTNADRMECDLDNPYILIHEKKIASMKDLLPVLEKVVQKGRPLLIIAEEVEGEALATLVVNKIRGTFVCAAVKAPGFGDRRKAMLEDIAILTGGKSITEDLGLKLENVKLEDLGQAKKVTIDKDNTTILIDKAKANKKEIDARVQVIKNQIKETTSDYDREKLQERLAKLVGGVAVINVGAATEVEMKEKKDRVDDALHATRAAVEEGIVPGGGVALIRTIKSVEGLKLEHDEQIGVNIVRRSLEEPLRQIVANAGGEGSVVVAKVIGEKQNVGYNAETGVYEDLVATGVIDPAKVVRSALQNAASVAGLMLMTESLITDIPEKKEAPAMPGGGMGGMGGGMDY, from the coding sequence ATGGCTAAGCAGATCATTTACGGCGAAGAAGCCCGCCGCGCCCTGCAAAAGGGCGTGGACAAGCTGGCGAACGCGGTCAAGGTGACCCTGGGTCCCAAGGGCCGCAACGTGGTCGTGGACAAGAAGTTCGGCGCCCCCAACATCACCAAGGACGGCGTGTCGGTGGCCAAGGAAGTCGAGCTGGAGGACGCCTTCGAGAACATGGGCGCCCAGATGGTGAAGGAAGTGGCCTCCAAGACGTCCGACGTGGCCGGCGACGGCACCACGACGGCGACGGTCCTGGCCCAGGCCATCGTGCGGGAAGGTCTCAAGAACGTGACCGCCGGGGCCAACCCGACGGCCTTGAAGCGCGGCATCGACAAGGCGGTCGATGTGGTGATCGCCGAGCTCAAGAAGCTCTCCACCCCCACCAAGGGCAAGCAGGAGATCGCCCAGGTGGCCACCATCTCGGCCAACGGCGACAAGAAGATCGGCGACATCATCGCCGAAGCCATGGACAAGGTCGGCAAGGACGGGGTCATCACCGTCGAGGAAGCCAAGGGCATCGAGACCACGCTGGATGTGGTGGAGGGGATGCAGTTCGATCAAGGCTATCTTTCCCCCTACTTCGTGACCAACGCGGACCGTATGGAATGCGACCTGGACAATCCCTACATCCTCATCCATGAGAAGAAGATCGCCAGCATGAAGGACCTCTTGCCGGTGCTGGAGAAGGTCGTCCAGAAGGGCCGTCCCCTGTTGATCATCGCCGAGGAGGTCGAGGGCGAGGCCCTGGCCACCCTGGTGGTGAACAAGATCCGCGGTACCTTCGTGTGCGCGGCCGTGAAGGCCCCCGGTTTCGGCGACCGCCGCAAGGCCATGCTGGAGGACATCGCCATCCTGACCGGCGGCAAGTCCATCACCGAGGACCTGGGTTTGAAGCTCGAGAACGTGAAGCTCGAGGACCTGGGCCAGGCCAAGAAGGTCACGATCGACAAGGACAACACCACCATCCTGATCGACAAGGCCAAGGCCAATAAGAAGGAGATCGACGCCCGGGTGCAGGTGATCAAGAACCAGATCAAGGAGACCACCAGCGATTACGATCGCGAGAAGCTCCAAGAACGCCTGGCCAAGCTGGTGGGCGGCGTGGCGGTCATCAACGTGGGCGCGGCCACCGAGGTCGAGATGAAGGAGAAGAAGGACCGGGTGGACGACGCCCTGCACGCGACCCGCGCGGCCGTGGAGGAAGGGATCGTCCCCGGCGGGGGCGTGGCCCTTATCCGTACCATCAAGTCCGTGGAGGGTCTCAAGCTGGAGCACGACGAACAGATCGGCGTGAACATCGTCCGCCGTTCCCTGGAAGAACCCCTTCGCCAGATCGTGGCGAACGCCGGCGGCGAGGGTTCGGTGGTCGTGGCCAAGGTGATCGGCGAGAAGCAGAACGTGGGCTACAACGCCGAGACCGGGGTCTATGAGGACCTGGTCGCCACCGGCGTCATCGACCCGGCCAAGGTCGTCCGTTCGGCCCTGCAGAACGCCGCCTCGGTCGCCGGGCTCATGCTCATGACCGAAAGCCTCATCACCGACATCCCCGAGAAGAAGGAAGCTCCGGCCATGCCGGGCGGCGGGATGGGCGGGATGGGCGGCGGGATGGACTACTAA
- a CDS encoding HU family DNA-binding protein has protein sequence MTKDDLVAKIAEKTGLKKNDLHRAFDVLIQIIVETIRTGEKVNITGLGVFKLKEKKARLARNPKTGESIQVPAKKAPKFLPSKHFKQAFQE, from the coding sequence ATGACCAAGGACGATCTCGTCGCCAAGATCGCTGAGAAAACGGGCCTCAAGAAAAACGACCTCCACCGCGCCTTCGACGTCCTCATCCAGATCATCGTGGAGACCATCCGAACGGGCGAGAAGGTCAACATTACGGGCCTCGGTGTCTTCAAGTTGAAGGAGAAGAAGGCCCGCTTGGCCCGCAATCCCAAGACCGGGGAATCCATCCAGGTGCCCGCCAAAAAGGCGCCCAAATTCCTTCCGTCCAAGCATTTCAAGCAGGCCTTCCAGGAATAG
- a CDS encoding CapA family protein: MGIRQLLLLGAVLVFLAGCATVERSTGTAAGPGVTLTLGGDVLLDHWPIRKIYQKIADPKDPDVVLDYPFQKLKPLLKGIVFCNAEGPLTDRGPQKFSDKDEKSYFSVPREFGKGLARAGFTVVGLANNHIRDCGPQGVLQSIQTIREDGMEPVGAGADDESARRPVFVERNGLKVGFLSYDLVPPKSVWAKAKHPGAAHAELPGILSDVKAARAQCDLLVVNFHWGVEFRHQGLVKRPSAERVKIAHALIDAGVNLVVGEHSHSIERMERYKDGLIFYGMGNFVFGAATREGHPESMVLQVDLSRQGVLDYRVYPILISPKKTHYQPFPMEGEEREKFLKMFAAL; encoded by the coding sequence ATGGGGATCCGACAGCTGCTTCTCTTGGGGGCGGTCCTGGTCTTTTTGGCCGGATGCGCGACCGTGGAACGGTCGACGGGGACGGCCGCGGGCCCGGGAGTGACCTTGACCCTGGGCGGGGACGTGTTGCTCGACCATTGGCCCATCCGGAAGATCTACCAGAAGATCGCCGATCCCAAGGACCCGGACGTGGTCCTGGATTATCCTTTCCAAAAACTGAAACCCCTCCTCAAGGGCATCGTCTTTTGCAACGCCGAAGGGCCTTTGACCGACCGGGGGCCCCAGAAATTCTCCGACAAGGATGAGAAATCCTATTTCTCCGTCCCGCGGGAGTTCGGGAAGGGATTGGCCCGCGCCGGTTTCACGGTCGTGGGATTGGCCAATAACCACATCCGGGATTGCGGTCCCCAAGGCGTTCTTCAGAGCATCCAGACCATCCGGGAGGACGGCATGGAACCGGTCGGCGCCGGGGCGGACGATGAGAGCGCCCGCCGGCCGGTCTTCGTCGAACGGAACGGGCTCAAGGTCGGGTTCCTTTCCTACGACCTGGTGCCCCCGAAGAGCGTCTGGGCCAAGGCGAAACATCCCGGCGCGGCCCACGCGGAACTTCCGGGCATCCTTTCGGACGTGAAGGCCGCCCGGGCCCAATGCGACCTTCTGGTCGTGAACTTCCATTGGGGCGTGGAGTTCCGTCATCAGGGACTGGTCAAGCGCCCCTCGGCGGAACGGGTGAAGATCGCCCATGCCCTCATCGACGCGGGCGTGAACCTGGTGGTGGGGGAGCATTCCCATTCCATCGAACGGATGGAGCGCTACAAGGACGGTTTGATCTTCTACGGGATGGGCAACTTCGTGTTCGGGGCCGCGACCCGGGAAGGGCATCCCGAGAGCATGGTCCTGCAGGTGGACCTCTCGCGCCAAGGGGTGCTGGACTACCGGGTCTATCCGATCCTTATTTCCCCCAAGAAGACCCATTACCAACCCTTCCCCATGGAGGGGGAGGAGAGGGAGAAATTCCTCAAGATGTTCGCGGCCCTTTGA
- a CDS encoding enoyl-CoA hydratase-related protein, whose translation MGQFIQVAVDSKVATLTIANPPVNALSNALLKELAATLDELKANKDVKVVIITGAGPVFVAGADIKEFTQLTTPEQGKQATAFGQSVFMKIERLEKPVIAAINGVCLGGGMEMAMACHIRICSDRARLGQPEINLGIIPGYGGTQRMTRLAGRAKAAEWILTGDNIAPPDAKAAGLVNHVVPEAEVLRVAQGMAKKIAMKPATALAQALKALTLGGEAESLDAGMKLESDMFAKCCESPDLKEGVMAFIEKRQPKFTDK comes from the coding sequence GTGGGACAGTTCATTCAAGTCGCGGTCGATTCGAAGGTAGCCACGCTGACCATCGCCAATCCGCCGGTGAACGCCCTTTCCAACGCCCTGTTGAAGGAGCTGGCGGCCACCCTGGACGAGCTGAAGGCCAATAAGGACGTGAAGGTCGTCATCATCACAGGCGCGGGCCCGGTCTTCGTGGCCGGGGCCGATATCAAGGAATTCACCCAACTGACCACCCCGGAGCAGGGCAAACAGGCCACCGCCTTCGGCCAGTCGGTCTTCATGAAGATCGAGCGCCTGGAAAAACCCGTCATCGCCGCCATCAACGGGGTCTGCCTGGGCGGCGGGATGGAGATGGCCATGGCCTGCCATATCCGTATCTGCTCCGACCGGGCCCGCTTAGGACAACCGGAGATCAACCTGGGGATCATCCCGGGTTATGGCGGTACCCAGCGCATGACCCGCCTCGCCGGGCGCGCCAAGGCCGCCGAATGGATCCTGACCGGCGACAACATCGCGCCCCCCGACGCCAAGGCGGCGGGGCTGGTGAACCACGTGGTGCCCGAGGCCGAGGTGCTCCGGGTGGCGCAGGGAATGGCCAAGAAGATCGCCATGAAGCCGGCGACGGCCCTGGCCCAGGCCCTGAAGGCCCTCACCCTGGGCGGGGAAGCGGAAAGCCTGGACGCGGGCATGAAGCTGGAGTCGGACATGTTCGCCAAGTGTTGCGAGTCGCCGGACCTGAAGGAAGGGGTCATGGCCTTCATCGAGAAGCGCCAGCCCAAGTTCACGGACAAGTAA
- the groES gene encoding co-chaperone GroES, producing MKLRPLHDRILVERVEEEEKTKSGIIIPDAAREKQQKGKIVAVGKGRVTDKGDVIPLDVKVGDVVLFEKYGGEELKIDGKEYIVLKEEGVVGVVEG from the coding sequence ATGAAATTGCGTCCTTTACACGACCGCATCCTGGTGGAGAGGGTCGAAGAGGAAGAGAAGACCAAGAGCGGCATCATCATCCCCGACGCCGCCCGGGAAAAGCAGCAGAAGGGAAAGATCGTGGCCGTCGGCAAGGGCCGGGTCACCGATAAGGGCGACGTGATCCCCCTGGACGTCAAGGTGGGCGATGTGGTGCTCTTCGAGAAGTACGGCGGGGAAGAGCTCAAGATCGACGGTAAGGAATACATCGTCCTCAAGGAAGAGGGCGTGGTCGGAGTGGTGGAAGGCTGA